From one Acidibrevibacterium fodinaquatile genomic stretch:
- a CDS encoding acyl-CoA dehydrogenase family protein codes for MDERREMAAARRLAPMIAAAAGRIERERELPADLVDALHEAGLFRLLLPKTLEGAELAPAEFVRVIETLARADAATAWCVCQTAGCSLSAGYLAPGAAREVFGPPRAVLAWGAGAAGKAEKVAGGYRVNGKWGFASGSRHATWLGGHCRVILPDGGAARDETGALIERTMLFPRELARIEDNWHVIGLRGTGSDSYEVSDLFVPDHLTLSRDVNAEILHPAPLYRFNTNHIYACGFASVALGLAQAMMADFLALAVKKTPREGQARLAESASVQGETGRLHARIEAARSFIAASLEDGMAEIVATGGLGLDQRMTIRASASHALAEAREVTVALYHAAGVNAIFDGSPFERRFRDSFAVSQQVQARSNHFETVGRHLLGLPPDLTFA; via the coding sequence ATGGACGAGAGGCGGGAAATGGCGGCGGCGCGGCGGTTGGCGCCGATGATCGCGGCGGCGGCGGGGCGGATCGAGCGTGAGCGGGAATTGCCCGCAGATCTCGTCGATGCGCTGCATGAGGCGGGGCTGTTTCGTCTCCTGCTGCCCAAAACCCTCGAAGGCGCGGAGCTGGCGCCGGCGGAATTCGTGCGGGTCATCGAGACCCTCGCCCGCGCCGACGCCGCGACCGCCTGGTGCGTCTGCCAGACCGCCGGCTGCTCGCTCTCGGCCGGCTATCTCGCCCCTGGTGCGGCGCGGGAGGTGTTCGGGCCGCCGCGCGCGGTGCTCGCCTGGGGGGCGGGGGCAGCCGGAAAAGCGGAGAAGGTCGCCGGCGGCTACCGCGTCAACGGCAAATGGGGTTTCGCGAGTGGCAGCCGGCACGCAACCTGGCTCGGCGGACATTGCCGCGTCATCCTGCCCGATGGCGGCGCCGCCCGCGACGAAACCGGCGCTCTCATCGAGCGCACCATGCTGTTTCCGCGTGAGCTGGCGCGGATCGAGGATAACTGGCACGTCATCGGTCTCCGTGGCACCGGCAGCGACAGCTATGAGGTCAGTGATCTCTTCGTCCCCGACCATCTCACCCTCTCGCGCGACGTGAACGCCGAAATCCTCCACCCGGCGCCGCTCTATCGCTTCAACACCAACCACATCTATGCGTGCGGCTTCGCCTCCGTCGCCCTTGGCCTCGCGCAGGCGATGATGGCGGATTTCCTCGCGCTCGCGGTCAAGAAAACCCCGCGCGAAGGCCAAGCCCGGCTCGCCGAAAGCGCCAGCGTCCAGGGCGAAACCGGCCGGCTGCATGCCCGCATCGAGGCCGCGCGCAGCTTCATTGCGGCGAGCCTCGAGGATGGCATGGCGGAAATCGTCGCGACCGGCGGCCTCGGCCTCGATCAACGCATGACGATCCGCGCTTCTGCCTCGCATGCCCTCGCCGAGGCGCGCGAGGTCACCGTCGCCCTCTATCATGCCGCCGGCGTGAACGCGATTTTCGATGGCTCGCCGTTCGAGCGGCGGTTTCGCGACAGTTTCGCGGTTTCCCAGCAGGTGCAGGCGCGGAGCAACCATTTCGAGACCGTCGGCCGCCATCTCCTCGGCCTGCCGCCCGATCTGACGTTCGCCTGA
- a CDS encoding GFA family protein: MPTHQGACFCGAIAIEVTGEPEGMGYCHCRSCRSWSGGPVNAFSLWKPEAVKVTKGEEHLATFAKTPMSERKFCALCGGHLMTNHPPLGLVDVFSATIPSLDYQPALHVNYSETVLHLHDGLPKFADFPAEFGGSGTMLPE, translated from the coding sequence ATGCCGACGCATCAGGGCGCTTGTTTCTGCGGCGCCATCGCGATCGAAGTCACTGGCGAGCCCGAAGGCATGGGCTATTGCCATTGCCGCTCCTGCCGCTCCTGGTCGGGGGGGCCGGTGAATGCCTTCAGCCTGTGGAAGCCAGAGGCGGTCAAGGTCACCAAGGGTGAGGAACATCTCGCGACCTTCGCCAAGACGCCGATGAGCGAGCGCAAATTCTGCGCGCTCTGCGGCGGGCATCTGATGACCAACCATCCGCCGCTCGGCCTCGTCGATGTCTTCTCGGCAACGATCCCAAGCCTCGACTACCAGCCGGCGCTGCATGTCAATTACAGCGAGACGGTGCTGCATCTTCATGACGGCCTGCCGAAATTCGCCGATTTCCCGGCCGAATTCGGCGGCTCGGGCACGATGCTGCCAGAGTGA
- a CDS encoding tyrosine-type recombinase/integrase: MKKSLTETAIAAAIKTASESGQRVELSDAAFPGLRLRISGKSRIWLLGVRDADGKPRRYPIGEYPHIGLSAARIAALSLRAKVREGVDPIAERRQRRQEARDAKEGVGTLGALVETYGAKVGAVRRSWPDCRRRIRSVFGPFLGKPAASLTIGALQMAADNWASAQSAAAAVRYLRPVLKWASAPGRRYVPRELVDLTPPATVTRRDRVLSRDELRALLPCLRTLATPYHGAMLFLLLTAARREEAGAARWADVDLSAGVWRLPTTKSGRPHTVPLSRQARALLASIRPEDAPPEALIFATRGGNRLDGWDKATKGIMRSTGTSGWTRHDLRRTAATLMGEIGTSPHVIEAALGHAAVHSQLAATYNRARYQPEVADALQRLADILDGITAGGAEIVALRA; this comes from the coding sequence ATGAAAAAATCTCTGACCGAGACCGCCATCGCCGCCGCTATCAAAACTGCCAGTGAATCCGGGCAACGTGTCGAACTCTCTGACGCTGCCTTTCCTGGCCTGCGGCTGCGAATCAGCGGCAAATCGCGTATCTGGCTCTTGGGCGTCAGAGATGCTGACGGAAAGCCTCGCCGATACCCCATAGGGGAATATCCGCATATTGGTCTAAGTGCCGCAAGAATCGCGGCTCTTTCCTTGCGCGCCAAGGTTAGAGAGGGTGTCGATCCCATCGCCGAGCGCCGCCAGCGCCGCCAGGAAGCCCGTGACGCGAAAGAGGGTGTCGGGACCTTGGGCGCGCTGGTTGAGACCTACGGCGCCAAGGTAGGGGCCGTGCGACGGTCATGGCCGGACTGCCGGCGCCGCATCCGGTCCGTGTTTGGCCCGTTCCTCGGCAAGCCTGCCGCGAGCCTGACCATCGGCGCCTTGCAAATGGCGGCGGATAACTGGGCTTCCGCGCAATCCGCTGCTGCCGCCGTGCGCTATCTGCGCCCCGTGCTGAAATGGGCATCGGCGCCGGGCCGGCGTTATGTCCCGCGCGAGCTTGTCGATCTCACGCCGCCCGCGACCGTCACCCGCCGCGACCGCGTGCTATCCCGCGACGAACTGCGCGCCCTGCTGCCCTGCCTGCGAACGCTCGCGACGCCCTATCACGGGGCGATGCTGTTCCTGCTGCTGACCGCCGCCAGGCGCGAGGAAGCTGGCGCAGCGCGCTGGGCAGATGTCGACCTGAGCGCGGGCGTATGGCGGCTTCCAACGACCAAGAGCGGCCGCCCGCACACTGTGCCCCTATCCCGCCAGGCGCGCGCCCTGCTGGCATCTATACGCCCCGAGGATGCGCCCCCCGAGGCGCTGATCTTCGCCACGCGCGGCGGCAATCGCCTCGATGGGTGGGACAAGGCGACCAAGGGCATCATGCGCTCGACCGGCACCAGCGGGTGGACGCGGCACGATCTTCGCCGCACCGCCGCCACCCTGATGGGCGAGATCGGAACCTCGCCGCACGTCATCGAGGCGGCATTGGGCCATGCGGCCGTGCACTCGCAGCTTGCCGCGACTTACAACCGCGCGCGCTACCAGCCAGAGGTTGCCGACGCGCTGCAACGGCTCGCCGATATCCTCGATGGCATCACCGCCGGCGGCGCGGAAATCGTGGCGCTGCGCGCTTGA
- a CDS encoding IS256 family transposase: MEKNSTGTPEASLFDGEGWFDAIEAGVRDRIRGFIENMLEEELTTALGRERYRRGGEATGYRHGVRHRQILGSFGPLEITVPRGRMPKPGGGTAEWQSATLPRYARMTKQVEALIAATYLAGTNTRRVRRALGALFKGAVGKDVVSRTWRKVKADWDGWNRRSLADEDTVRLILDGTVVKVRLDRKATNISLLVVLGVRRDGQKVLLAVKNMGGESEAAWRAVLDDLIARGLRTPDLLLIDGGAGLERALASLWPEVPTQRCTVHKHRNLLAHAPEALHEEITADYNDMIYADTSAEVMRRRRLFLAKWRLKCRGVADSLEEAGDRLFTFTRLPKSQWKSARTTNAIERLHEEFKRRIKTQTVLPSAETAAMLFWSLLASGQVTMRKVDGWQSLGEPPASMPLDLVA; this comes from the coding sequence ATGGAGAAGAATAGCACGGGAACGCCGGAAGCCAGCCTTTTTGATGGAGAGGGCTGGTTCGACGCGATTGAGGCGGGGGTGCGGGATCGGATCCGCGGGTTCATCGAGAACATGCTGGAGGAGGAGCTGACGACGGCGCTGGGGCGGGAGCGATATCGCCGTGGTGGCGAGGCAACAGGATATCGCCATGGTGTCCGTCATCGGCAAATCCTCGGCTCGTTCGGCCCGCTCGAGATTACGGTGCCGCGGGGGCGGATGCCGAAGCCCGGGGGTGGAACGGCGGAATGGCAAAGTGCCACGCTGCCTCGTTATGCCCGGATGACGAAGCAGGTGGAGGCGTTGATTGCGGCGACCTATCTCGCCGGCACGAACACGCGGCGGGTAAGGCGGGCATTGGGGGCGTTGTTCAAGGGGGCAGTGGGCAAGGACGTGGTCAGCCGCACGTGGAGAAAGGTCAAGGCGGACTGGGACGGCTGGAACCGGCGGAGCCTGGCCGACGAGGATACCGTCAGGCTGATCCTCGACGGCACGGTGGTGAAGGTCCGGCTCGACCGGAAAGCGACCAACATCTCGCTGCTGGTCGTTCTCGGCGTCCGCCGCGACGGGCAGAAGGTTTTGCTGGCGGTGAAGAACATGGGTGGCGAGAGCGAGGCCGCCTGGCGGGCGGTGCTCGATGACCTGATCGCGCGGGGTCTGCGGACGCCGGACCTGTTGCTGATCGATGGCGGTGCCGGCCTCGAACGCGCCCTGGCCAGCCTTTGGCCCGAGGTGCCGACCCAGCGCTGCACAGTCCACAAGCATCGAAATCTGCTCGCGCACGCTCCCGAGGCGCTGCACGAGGAGATCACGGCCGACTACAACGACATGATCTACGCCGATACCAGCGCCGAGGTGATGCGCCGGCGCCGGCTGTTCCTGGCCAAATGGCGCCTGAAATGCCGCGGTGTCGCCGACAGCCTTGAGGAAGCCGGCGATCGGCTGTTCACCTTCACCCGATTGCCCAAAAGCCAGTGGAAATCGGCAAGAACGACGAATGCGATCGAACGCCTGCACGAGGAGTTCAAGCGCCGGATCAAAACCCAGACCGTCCTGCCTTCGGCAGAGACCGCGGCGATGCTGTTCTGGTCATTGCTCGCATCCGGGCAGGTCACCATGCGCAAAGTCGACGGGTGGCAGAGCCTCGGAGAGCCACCCGCCTCAATGCCTCTTGATCTCGTCGCCTGA
- a CDS encoding helix-turn-helix transcriptional regulator → MNNRTELVTLKEAARQLAVCRTTVYRLAWAGKLRLFRIGARSTRVRAADIEALLTNAPEINLRAPSGAHSDAAPADAA, encoded by the coding sequence ATGAACAACCGAACCGAACTCGTCACTTTGAAAGAGGCTGCGCGCCAGCTCGCGGTTTGCCGAACGACGGTTTACAGGCTCGCCTGGGCGGGCAAGCTTCGCCTCTTTCGCATCGGCGCGCGATCAACCCGCGTCCGGGCCGCCGACATCGAAGCCCTGCTGACCAATGCGCCAGAAATTAATCTGCGCGCGCCGTCCGGGGCGCATAGCGACGCCGCGCCGGCCGATGCCGCCTAA
- a CDS encoding intradiol ring-cleavage dioxygenase translates to MPRYFTEANSEETVNARMGAEIDPRLRQIMAALVRHLHAFAKEVALTEAEWAFGIDFLTKAGQMCSDERQEFILLSDVLGLSMLVDAINHRRPPGATENTVLGPFHVAGAPERAMGDTISLDGKGETCLYTGRVLTLGGAPIAGARIDVWSDNAEGFYSVQQPGLQDKWNNRGVFITGPDGHYEFIGIKPVSYPIPDDGPVGKMLTALGRHPRRPAHMHFMITAPGYQRLVTHTFVGDDPWLSTDAVFGVKASLIAPFEPATDGRTRWRSPFDFVLVADADAPTADPPDRR, encoded by the coding sequence ATGCCCCGCTATTTCACCGAGGCGAATTCAGAAGAGACCGTCAATGCCCGCATGGGCGCGGAGATCGATCCGCGTCTGCGGCAGATCATGGCGGCGCTGGTCCGCCATCTGCACGCTTTCGCCAAGGAGGTGGCGCTGACCGAAGCGGAATGGGCGTTCGGCATCGATTTCCTCACCAAGGCCGGCCAGATGTGCAGCGACGAGCGGCAGGAATTCATCCTACTCTCGGATGTCCTCGGGCTCTCGATGCTGGTCGATGCGATCAATCACCGCCGTCCGCCGGGAGCGACCGAGAATACCGTCCTCGGCCCGTTTCATGTCGCCGGCGCGCCGGAGCGGGCGATGGGCGACACCATCTCGCTCGATGGCAAGGGGGAGACCTGTCTTTATACCGGCCGCGTCCTCACCCTCGGCGGCGCGCCGATCGCGGGAGCGCGGATCGACGTGTGGTCGGACAACGCGGAGGGGTTCTATTCCGTCCAGCAGCCCGGCCTGCAGGACAAATGGAATAATCGCGGGGTTTTCATCACCGGCCCGGACGGGCATTACGAATTCATCGGTATCAAGCCGGTGAGCTACCCGATCCCCGATGATGGGCCGGTTGGGAAAATGCTCACTGCCCTCGGGCGCCATCCGAGGCGGCCGGCGCATATGCATTTCATGATCACCGCACCGGGTTATCAGCGCCTGGTCACCCACACGTTCGTTGGTGATGATCCCTGGCTCTCCACGGACGCCGTGTTCGGCGTCAAGGCATCCCTGATCGCGCCGTTCGAGCCAGCGACAGACGGGCGCACACGCTGGCGCTCGCCCTTCGACTTCGTCCTGGTCGCGGACGCCGATGCGCCCACCGCCGATCCGCCCGATCGGCGATGA
- a CDS encoding tetratricopeptide repeat-containing sulfotransferase family protein — translation MRIEPATMQANRKQRRAHAHDVAAGMSGRAAAGDPAGIAHEAARRLAAGDAAAAAAVLARGVKRFPTHPELGNNYANALAGLGRLAEAAAIFERVLALRPAFPEALNNYGSVLEKLGRLDDAAARFRAAIALAPGLNVAHNNLAGVLKALGDVAGAEASYRRAIALDPSAASPLFNFGTFLIEQHREVEAVSCLERVRVSNPDNIPLLNNLGVALKTLGRFAEAERYLCRALSLAPDYADTHHNLGTLRHAEGALAAARDCYHRALALRPDMANTWCNLGSTLAALGDLEGGRAALRRAIALSPFVPVYHRYLADIITFTPGDADERALAGLAARLAAFPPEQRLDAHFALAKAASDCRRHDVAMTHYLAGNGLKRSLITYDETAELAALAAIPERFPAPLVRAGGGDPDPLPIFIVGMPRSGTTLVEQVLASLPGVHGGDEMDALDKTLARFPAPETLDEAGFRALAADYLARIRALAPGMRRITNKVPLNFRHLGLLHRALPAAKFVHVFRDPRDTCVSCFTKLFSGALDFTYDLGELGRYYRAYEQVMAHWRAVLPAETLLDLRYEDFVADLAAQARRLVAFCGLPWDEICLRFFETDRTVRTASVAQVRRPLFSSSIGRWRVYGAALAPLEAALGLPPTEDAAATPALAAAG, via the coding sequence GTGAGGATAGAACCCGCGACGATGCAGGCCAACCGCAAACAACGCCGGGCCCATGCGCACGACGTCGCCGCCGGTATGTCGGGACGGGCGGCGGCGGGCGATCCTGCCGGTATCGCACATGAGGCGGCGCGCCGGCTCGCCGCGGGGGATGCGGCGGCGGCGGCGGCGGTGCTTGCGCGTGGCGTCAAGCGCTTTCCGACCCACCCCGAACTCGGTAACAATTACGCCAATGCGCTTGCCGGGCTTGGCCGCTTGGCCGAGGCGGCCGCCATTTTCGAGAGGGTGCTGGCATTGCGCCCGGCCTTTCCCGAGGCGCTGAACAATTATGGCAGTGTCCTCGAAAAACTCGGCCGGCTCGATGACGCGGCGGCGCGGTTCCGCGCGGCGATCGCGCTCGCGCCTGGTCTCAATGTTGCGCATAATAATCTCGCGGGCGTTTTGAAGGCGCTCGGCGATGTGGCGGGCGCGGAGGCGAGCTATCGCCGCGCGATCGCCCTTGATCCCAGCGCCGCGAGCCCGCTGTTCAATTTCGGCACCTTCCTGATCGAGCAGCACCGCGAGGTGGAGGCGGTTTCCTGCCTTGAGCGGGTGCGCGTGAGCAACCCGGACAATATCCCGCTATTGAACAATCTCGGCGTCGCGCTCAAGACCCTCGGGCGTTTTGCGGAGGCCGAGCGCTATCTCTGCCGCGCCCTCAGCCTCGCCCCGGACTACGCCGATACCCATCACAATCTCGGCACCCTCCGCCATGCCGAGGGGGCTCTCGCGGCGGCGCGAGATTGTTATCACCGCGCTCTCGCTCTCCGCCCGGACATGGCCAACACGTGGTGCAATCTCGGCAGCACGCTGGCGGCGCTCGGCGATCTCGAGGGCGGGCGGGCGGCGCTTCGCCGGGCGATCGCGCTCTCGCCGTTCGTTCCCGTCTATCATCGCTATCTCGCCGATATCATCACCTTCACGCCGGGTGACGCTGATGAGCGGGCGCTCGCCGGGCTCGCCGCGCGGCTTGCCGCGTTTCCGCCGGAGCAGCGGCTCGATGCGCATTTCGCGCTGGCCAAGGCGGCGAGCGATTGCCGCCGCCACGATGTCGCGATGACCCATTACCTCGCCGGCAATGGCTTGAAGCGCAGCCTCATCACCTATGACGAAACCGCCGAACTCGCGGCGTTAGCGGCGATTCCCGAACGGTTTCCCGCGCCCTTGGTGCGCGCGGGTGGCGGCGATCCCGATCCGCTGCCGATCTTCATCGTCGGTATGCCGCGCTCGGGGACGACCCTGGTCGAGCAGGTGCTGGCGAGTTTGCCTGGCGTTCATGGCGGCGACGAGATGGATGCGCTCGACAAGACCCTGGCCCGCTTCCCGGCGCCCGAGACGCTGGATGAGGCAGGATTTCGGGCGTTGGCGGCGGATTATCTCGCTCGCATCCGGGCGCTGGCCCCCGGGATGCGGCGCATCACCAACAAGGTGCCGCTCAATTTCCGCCATCTCGGCCTGCTCCATCGCGCATTGCCGGCGGCGAAATTCGTGCATGTCTTTCGTGATCCGCGCGATACCTGTGTTTCGTGCTTTACCAAACTGTTCAGCGGCGCGCTTGATTTCACCTATGATCTTGGCGAGCTCGGCCGCTATTACCGCGCCTATGAACAGGTGATGGCGCATTGGCGGGCGGTGTTGCCGGCGGAGACGCTGCTCGATCTTCGCTATGAGGATTTCGTCGCCGATCTCGCCGCCCAAGCGCGCCGGCTGGTCGCGTTTTGCGGCCTCCCTTGGGACGAGATCTGTCTTCGCTTTTTTGAAACCGACCGCACCGTGCGCACGGCGAGTGTTGCCCAGGTGCGCCGGCCGCTGTTTTCGTCCTCCATCGGCCGCTGGCGGGTCTATGGCGCGGCGCTCGCCCCGCTCGAGGCGGCGCTTGGCCTCCCACCCACCGAGGATGCGGCCGCGACTCCGGCGCTTGCGGCGGCGGGATAG
- the mtnA gene encoding S-methyl-5-thioribose-1-phosphate isomerase: MKIDGTPYRAIWLDQDGWSVRIIDQTKLPWSFEILRLTTLEEAAHAIRAMLVRGAPLIGAAAAYGLCLGLRADPGTATLARGAELLMATRPTAVNLAWAIERMRVRLENLPPDRRVAAAYAEAAAIAEEDVACNAAIGRGGLELIVHAAAGRRVNILTHCNAGWLATVDWGTALAPIYMAHDHGVDVHVYVDETRPRNQGAALTAWELGKHGVAHTLIADNAGGHLMQRGKVDLVIVGADRVTRAGDVANKIGTYLKALAARDAGVPFWVAVPSSTIDWTIRDGIAAIPIEERAASEVTMVTGRALDGSIATVRLCPKETPAANPAFDVTPARLVSGFITERGRCAASEGGLLSLFPEHK, translated from the coding sequence ATGAAGATCGATGGCACCCCTTATCGCGCGATTTGGCTCGACCAGGATGGCTGGTCGGTGCGCATCATCGATCAGACCAAACTGCCATGGTCGTTCGAGATCCTGCGTCTCACGACGCTCGAGGAGGCGGCGCACGCGATCCGCGCCATGCTGGTCCGCGGCGCGCCGCTGATCGGGGCGGCGGCGGCCTATGGGCTCTGTCTCGGCCTTCGCGCCGATCCTGGGACGGCGACGCTGGCGCGCGGCGCCGAGCTCCTGATGGCCACCCGCCCGACCGCCGTCAATCTCGCTTGGGCGATCGAGCGCATGCGGGTGCGGCTCGAAAACCTGCCGCCCGACCGCCGCGTCGCCGCCGCTTATGCCGAAGCCGCGGCGATCGCCGAGGAGGATGTCGCGTGCAATGCGGCGATCGGCCGCGGCGGGCTCGAATTGATCGTCCATGCCGCCGCCGGCAGGCGGGTCAATATTCTGACGCATTGCAATGCCGGCTGGCTCGCGACCGTCGATTGGGGCACGGCACTCGCGCCGATCTACATGGCGCATGACCATGGCGTCGATGTCCATGTCTATGTCGACGAGACACGGCCGCGCAACCAGGGGGCGGCGCTGACCGCCTGGGAACTCGGCAAGCATGGCGTTGCGCATACCTTGATCGCCGATAATGCCGGCGGCCACCTGATGCAGCGCGGCAAGGTCGATCTGGTGATCGTCGGCGCCGACCGGGTGACGCGCGCCGGCGATGTCGCCAACAAGATCGGCACCTACCTCAAAGCGCTGGCGGCGCGGGATGCCGGTGTGCCGTTCTGGGTCGCCGTCCCCTCCAGCACCATCGATTGGACGATCCGCGACGGGATCGCCGCGATCCCGATCGAGGAGCGGGCGGCAAGCGAGGTGACGATGGTCACCGGCCGTGCTCTCGATGGCAGCATCGCGACGGTGCGCCTCTGCCCCAAGGAGACCCCGGCCGCTAATCCCGCCTTCGACGTCACGCCGGCGCGGCTGGTGAGCGGCTTCATCACCGAGCGCGGCCGCTGTGCCGCGAGCGAGGGCGGGCTGTTATCCCTGTTCCCCGAACACAAATAA
- a CDS encoding UPF0262 family protein: MASEGQNRLERVVLTGEALSRLSPLLEADRAQAVHDLEADSHFSLPGREGPFHLHLSIQEGRLVFDIRRQDDTPEAVHVLALGPFRGLIKDYHLLVESYHLAIAEGREARIQAIDMGRRGLHNEGASLMRERLASKAEIDFETARRLFTLVCVLHQRS; this comes from the coding sequence ATGGCGTCAGAGGGGCAAAATCGTCTGGAACGCGTGGTGTTGACCGGCGAGGCGCTGAGCCGGCTGTCGCCGCTTCTCGAAGCCGATCGCGCGCAAGCGGTGCATGATCTGGAAGCGGACAGCCATTTCTCGCTCCCCGGCCGCGAGGGGCCGTTTCACCTCCATCTCTCCATCCAGGAAGGGCGCCTGGTGTTCGATATCCGCCGCCAGGATGACACGCCAGAGGCCGTCCATGTGCTCGCGCTCGGCCCGTTCCGCGGGTTGATCAAGGATTACCACCTTCTGGTCGAGAGCTATCACCTCGCGATCGCCGAGGGTCGCGAGGCGCGTATCCAGGCGATCGACATGGGACGGCGGGGCCTCCATAACGAAGGCGCGAGCTTGATGCGCGAGCGGCTGGCGAGCAAGGCCGAGATTGATTTCGAAACCGCGCGGCGGCTGTTCACCCTGGTTTGCGTGCTGCATCAACGGAGCTGA
- a CDS encoding DUF7146 domain-containing protein, giving the protein MRSAAGGTLPAPRAERLPRINRADRAARIERAKAIWDGGERIEQDTPAGLYLTRRHISHVANSPALRWRADTPHPSGGRRIALLAAVTAPDGAFAAIQRIFLKPDGTKADCEPVKASLGVVAGGAVRLQPASCEVVVGEGIESAAAAGVILGVPSWSAISCGNMAKSLVLPPGIRTIVIAADNDPAGLRAAETAWRRWRAEGRSVRIVKPNQKDGDFNDLQRDAAGRIER; this is encoded by the coding sequence TTGCGCTCGGCCGCCGGCGGCACGCTGCCAGCGCCTCGAGCCGAGCGCCTGCCTCGTATTAACCGCGCCGACCGCGCCGCACGGATCGAGCGCGCGAAAGCCATCTGGGATGGCGGCGAGCGGATCGAGCAGGACACGCCGGCCGGCCTATACCTGACACGCCGCCATATCTCGCACGTCGCGAACTCGCCGGCCTTGCGCTGGCGTGCGGATACACCGCATCCGAGCGGCGGCCGACGCATCGCGCTGCTCGCCGCAGTCACCGCGCCGGATGGCGCGTTTGCTGCGATACAGCGCATTTTCTTGAAACCGGACGGCACGAAAGCCGACTGCGAGCCGGTCAAAGCCTCGCTCGGCGTCGTCGCCGGCGGCGCGGTGCGTTTGCAACCCGCAAGCTGTGAAGTGGTGGTTGGCGAAGGCATCGAGTCCGCGGCCGCCGCTGGCGTGATCCTTGGCGTGCCGTCGTGGTCGGCGATATCGTGCGGCAATATGGCAAAATCGTTGGTTTTGCCGCCGGGAATCCGCACCATCGTCATCGCCGCCGATAACGACCCGGCCGGCCTGCGCGCTGCCGAAACGGCATGGCGACGCTGGCGCGCGGAAGGCCGAAGCGTGCGAATCGTCAAGCCAAATCAAAAGGATGGCGATTTTAACGACCTACAGCGCGATGCCGCGGGGAGGATCGAGCGATGA
- a CDS encoding DUF983 domain-containing protein, with protein MPEHPLPRHWQPKTTETSGRWPLPPLLVALARGLKGHCPVCGQSHIFNGYLRVVKQCQNCAAPLGEVRSDDMPPYFTIVIVGHLVIPGMLILEQTEAPPLWVHIAIWVPLTLALTLTLLRPVKGATLGLMLSLGLMKEGGS; from the coding sequence GTGCCGGAACACCCGCTGCCGCGCCATTGGCAGCCGAAAACCACTGAGACATCTGGCCGCTGGCCGCTGCCGCCGCTGCTGGTCGCCCTCGCGCGGGGGCTCAAGGGACATTGCCCGGTCTGTGGCCAGAGCCACATCTTCAACGGTTATCTGCGCGTGGTGAAGCAGTGCCAGAATTGTGCCGCGCCGCTCGGCGAGGTGCGCTCAGACGATATGCCACCTTATTTCACCATCGTCATCGTCGGCCATCTCGTCATTCCCGGCATGCTGATCCTCGAGCAGACCGAGGCGCCGCCGCTTTGGGTGCATATCGCGATCTGGGTGCCGCTCACCCTGGCGCTGACGCTCACTCTGCTCCGCCCGGTCAAGGGCGCGACGCTCGGGCTGATGCTCAGTCTCGGGCTGATGAAGGAGGGCGGCTCATGA